The Tachysurus fulvidraco isolate hzauxx_2018 chromosome 10, HZAU_PFXX_2.0, whole genome shotgun sequence genome segment TCAACTCtatctctccttttcttttcaaaatcTCTTCTCCCAGCACAAACCTGCCCTTATCCATGCCCTAACTTGCCATATGCACAAATAGTTACTTTTAACTCAGAGCAACTCAGATCAGGATTAATCATTAATTACCATGGGAATTaaaatctgaatcagaatcaggtttatgttgacacacacaaggaatttggttccagcttttggtgactctcaaaagtacagacataaataatactatacatttatatgcatactatatatatatataaatcttcaGAAAACTTTATCCAAATATTTGACTTACTcaccattttaaaaatgtcctaTCAAAGAGCGTTGATACTAACGGCTTTATTAGTTTTTTGTATGAACAAAGTAACACATTTAATGAAGATTTATAAAGCCTGAAACCCTTTATGTACAGTCTGTCTGTCCGCTCTTGTCAGTTTAACAGTAAAACCCACTCCTGTGACTTTTCTATTGGATGCCACAGATTGCAGTCCCACTATACACCTCTATTGGAAAAACAACTgtaattgtgtgttgtgttcagatGAAAGCTTTTGAGCCCATAAATACCATCAGCGTGCTTAGAAGATGCATACTATATACCCAATCCATACAATATGTCCTTTgcattaattaaaaagaaaagtggtTGCTATTTATAAAAGGAGAtatgtttgttaattgtttgtTAACTCAATATTTGAAAGACGAAAAGGGGCATTACAATtttgtaaataatgaaaaaaattgtaatcatATTTTGCCATAAATATGTGACATTGTAGTCACTTTGTGAGGTGACAGCTTGGAAAACGTACAAATGTTCTGTTTACTTAAAAAGCAGCTGACTTTAGCCGGGGTCTTGACTTGTATATCATGTTTTGAAAGCACAAATAAACTGTTCATTGAAAGCCACTAGAGCCTGCCAGATATTTTCTGCCTCATTTACTTGATGGAAAGATGTCTGAATGGAGCTGTTATTAGCGTGACCCTGTGGCTTTTAAAATCGCTCTGTATGCTCGGGGTGTGGTGGAGTTTTCAGAAATTCTGATTGTAGCTCTCTTAAAAGCCGTGTAGCAAAATGCAAATGGTGaccatgtattttattttgaatgtcCTGGAAAATTCTACAAGAGAGCATTTCTGTTATTCCATTAAAGACCATCACCAGCTTCTGTTTAAGTCACCATCATATTCTTGGTGAAAATTAGTCAATATGAAAAATCACACCATTAACCCTGCATAAGATTTCTGAGAAGAGAATCCCACATTCTAATTTTAAAAGAGATGGGAAATGCACAAGGTAAGGTATATTATCCAGGCCAGGATATATTACAGTTAAGGAACTTAGTGATGTCCTTGAAGCGGTTCACTGTATCTCTAAAAATGTCACATTGCTGGTTCTTAGGGATAGAATAATGCTAAATAAttctatttagttatttaagtATCTtcatgtatttatacattgcTTTAGTATTATTGAAATTGAATATTTGTTCTCTTACTTAATTACATTTCCTTGCATTTCACTCCTTATATTTGTATTAGGCCTCGTTCTAAATCTCAAAGCTTTATTCTTGATTGTACACTACATCGTATATCATTTAGATGGGATCAACATATCATCCAGGCATTTTAGTTCATAAACAATCAAGAATCATGTCAATTTGCGATCTGCTCTAAACTTGTCATGCTACACAATGTCCTATATCTATATAATAGTCACCTGACTTGATGGACAAAACCTCGTAATATCTATTTTAATgtgaatagacagacagacagacagacagatagatttgCTGTTGGTCTGTGAAACAGTGTACAGCAGACAGTAAATACTGGAATTTTAAAcgttaaaatttatttaattatttttttgtttctatacttctgtaaaactgctttgagactgTGGATTGTTAaaaagcgctaaacaaataaattgaattgaatcaaattGGACatgataataaatgaattaacgACTAGGGGACATAGCAATAAAGttcacatacatactgtatgtagtgtaaTAGTTGCATTTTATTCTTTCTCAGTTTGAATAATTCTAACCTGAATTAATCTACAGCTTTAAACAAGGTCTTCCTCCCATTCTGGCTGCTCCATAATACTTCTTTCATCATTTCTGTTTGAAAAGGATCATGCCAAATATGTGGAAGCATGTGGTGTCTGATCCATTTTTaatctttcatttattaaagtgGTCTAATACTGTAAATCATGTGCAATTATTAAATAAGAGGAAAGAAACAGAGATCATatattaaacacaacataagTATTTATCTGGCCCTTATGAGGCTTCAAGGCTTTATATCTTTTAAAAAGCTTTAAGATTCAATCCATTTACACTGTTTTAGGTTAAGACAGAAAGATGTAGAAAAAAACGTTGTGAAATCCTAGTAATCTTTTGAAATTTACTCTGCGCAGCTGTTGCACTGTAAGCTGATGACATAAGATCTTGCTTGTATAAGCCACTCAAAGTGTTCTTTATGTTCGGATTAAAAGTAAACTCAGAATGCTTATTTCTAATagattttctaaaaataaataatgcgtacttgttcttttttaattgtattatctGTAGGCTTAGTGATCCACATTTATCTCTATCAGTTAAAGGTCCCTGTCACTAAATAAACCATGATgaattaaactaaataaaaggtGAACTTAATTAATGTTGGTACGGTCAatttaatccaaaaaaaaaaaaaaaaagacctggaTGTTCATCCGGAAAGCATCATTTAGcattttgtttctgtatttagaataaatgtgtataaaacatTATGAAAACAATTAACATTATAAGCCCCAACATGAGGAAAGcttagagggaaaaaaaaacttaaaataaatttatttgaattataaatacataaataaattaaaacaaataagatggtacagtatgtgaagatatttatacagtaatcagtagtaataaaaaacaagtCTTGAACATTGAGGGACTGGCTTACatctgcacacatacacaataatatCACTtaacacacagactacacaaaaaaaaaagtgattttctAAAACAGCTAATAATATTGATTTATAAAATTGGCCAAAGGAACACTGGTGGCAGATACGAATACACAACGACAACAAAAAGGCAGAGGagcttaaaaaaatgaaaaagggtGGAATTAAAATCACACCAACAACATCTGCTTGTATAAAATCCAAACATCCAGTAgtgtaaagagaaaataaaaattacaattaattaaaaaaagcaccTGCCTTGCTGTCCATTCTTCCCAAATCAATAAAAACGGATCAAAAGCTTTCTAACATCCAATCTGTACATccatgctttataaataaagtgtattgtATAATTAATCGCTCATATCCTCCATgttctcctcctccatctctctccctatTTCCTCTAATTTCACCGTCTTCTTCTGCCCATTCTTCTCTTTACTTTTCTCCTGCTCGTCTTTCTCTGCTGGAGCGTACCATGGCCGGGATGGGTGATCCTCGCAGGCCCGGCCTGCGCTCCTCCTGTAGCCACCTCGTCCTGCCCGCACCAGTCCCCAGCCCTGAGGCTTACCCTCGTGAGGGCCGTTGTCCTGCACCCCTCTTGTTTGGTCCAGCTCCTTAGCGCTGAGGGCAGGCATCCTCACGGGCACTGTGTTACCAAATTTAGAGTAGTCCACGGAGTAGCGTCCGTCCTCTTCGTTCATGATGGAGACGAAGCGGCGTCCCCAGAGAATCTCGTCCGGTGTGTAGGACGTGCGTGCCTGCATGGTGATGCCAGTGGTCTCCACAACACCtgccaaataaacaaacatacagtacaggaagTCAGGATTCAGGAACAGGAAGATGTTTGTGAttaatgctttctttttttaggttctttttaaaaacttcTCCCGACATTACAAAAGTGATCAATAAAATATCCATTCAGAACTGAAACTCCAGTCTCTGTGGCTCCGGAGGTTTTGTAAAcaagagagggaaaaaacaacaaagggACCGATAGCACTAGATCTACGAGGAAAACGAGAAAAGGTGGCTCTTCCAAACTGGGCAGCACTCGCTGTAGGTTAGGTTTCAGAATTATTAACTTGAACAAACTGATTTTTAAGTGGATTTGTAAGTGGATTTCCTGGTCTGTTTAACAAACATCTCTCTATCCATTTTCTGTCATGCTTAGAAACATGAGGAGCATaaagtctatcccaggggactcttTACACAATTACAGGGACACATTAAACAGGATGCCAGTCCACCACATAGcacaatttcacacacactcacacgctacTACAAAgcagaaatgccaatcagcctacaacacatgccTTTGGACTCgaggtgggggtggtggtgcaGGTGGGCAGCTTGATTGGGGTGGCTGGACCAGAGTAGCAGAGCAGAGGCAGGAATGAAACACCCAGACACATAGGTATGAGGCAAACATGCCAACCACTAAGGCTCTATGCCCATCTGAAATGTACTTTGTAGCTACATATcagcaacaaacaaataaacgcTTATGATTTAGAATATAATTATGATTCTGTAGTTATGCAAAATGGACTTTTGGACTTTTACAAGTGATTATTCTGTCTTTTGACAAGGTCCCTACTGTAGCTGGCCAGCGGCAGGAACCGACACATTCAGTGCTGCTGCCTGGGGTTTAATTCCTTAATTCCACTACTGGTGGGTAAACTCCCAGTGCCAGTGTCGGATAAAACGAGAGGGATGCATCATGAAGGGCATCCAGCATAAAAACCTGTACCATATCATATATGCGGATCGAATAATTTACTGTGGCAACCCCAAACAGGGAGAGGCTGAAGGACAACAAGACCAACATTCTGTCTCTTTACAACAGTGTTACTGAATTCTCCAATGCTATGATTTTTTTCTATAACTGCAAAtgacagatttatattaatgagcTTGCCGTAATAAGCTATTTTTTCTATAATAACAGTGACTTCTATTGTAAGACCCTCCACATACTTTAATTATAAATAGTCTATTAAGTCcaataataaatggattaaaaatttgttatttattacataaaaatccttgaaattttattattactcttttacatttacattaaataaagagTTTCAAGTCTCAGCacttttacaccacagcaaacTCTAAAGATGGAGAAATGTTGTGTTCTGTAGTTTTTCACTAACAAGATACTTACACTAACACAGAAGTGCTTCTGTTATTAGACTCATACAGAGCTAGAAAATTATtaagagttttgtttttgaacacAAACTTACATGCTACATGGCAGAAAACCAGCTGTACATAAGAAGCACTTGAAGCAGTCACCTATAGCTCTGAACATCCTCCTACCTTCTAGTATAACTATGATCTCCAGATCCTCAGTAGCCAGCGACTGGGCTGAAAGCTCATACAGGGGGCTTCCTCTGTCTATGGTGTGACTGATGATGAGGGGAGAGACGAGGAAGATACCGTTGCTCCTGAGTGGGTTTTCTACTTGGATGTCAAGTTGGCAGACTGGAATCACCTCTCCTTCTGCTGTCACCGTCCTGCGAATGACCTGAGAGAAGCGGCacaggaccaatcagaattcatgGATCAGAATTAAAATGACTACTTATGATCACTAAAACGGTTCCTTAAGCATCctggaaaaaagtaaagaattcCTAATTTGGTCATTTTGTAAGTTCTCTGGTTTATGCTAATTAAGACATCCTTTGATAACGAAGACTATAATTTCCCCATGCCTCTTCCTCACCTGCAGCTGAATGGTAGCTGATATAATCATACTCTTCCTTAGGTCTCCAACACGAAACATGAGTGTGGGTTTGCCATTGCGAGGCGCGATGACAGCGTTACGGGAGAAGATGAGCGTCTCTGCTCGACGATTGGCCTGAGCTGTTTTCATGAACACGCAGCCCAGCATGACAGCGTTGATGATGAGGCCCAAAATGTTCTGGATGATCAGAACTACAATGGCCAGTGGACACTCTTCTGTGACCATCCTTCCACCAAAACCAATGGTTACCTGATAACATAATACAACATCGTACATTAACGGATTTAAGCAGCAGGTAGAAATGTCACAACCAACAGTAAGGAAAACTGTCTACAATACAgaatttacaattaaaaaatataacacaGCACGTTCATTTATCTTAGATTCCATTTACAAGCAACAACCTGCCAATTTGTTAAACATCTTTACATACTGCAGACTGTATGTAAAATACCTTCCAGAATTATTGGCTCTCAATAAAGTGactaaacatgtgtgtgtgtgtttgtgtgtgtgtgtgtgtgtgtgtgtgtgtgtgtgtgtgtgtgtgtgtgtgtatacggaTGCGTcttaataaattagaatttcatggaaaatttcatttatttcagtaattcagcTCAACTCAAAGTCTTTGGTACTATCAGAGCTGATGAATCCTCATACTAACCAAGCTGAAGGTTCATGAAATTGTCATTGAAAGACATTCATACCACAGATTTTTTTATCTCTCATTTTTTATGTGACAGTTATTCTGGAAGACAACATAagccatataataataaatctttcgTTCCATCCAGCCTGTTTTCTCACCTGCACCTCGATGGAGAAGAGAAATGCTGATGTGAAGGAGTGGATGGCAGTGACACAAGGAACAGGCCCAGGCTCATTGGGATCTCGAGGCTCCAGATCACCATGAGCGAAGGCCAGGAGCCACCACATCATAGCAAAGAGCATCCATGAGCAGAGGAATGCTGAGGTAAATATAAGGAGCGAGTGCTGCCATTTAAGGTCCACCATGGTGGTGAAAACATCCTGAAGAAACCGACccttgagggggaaaaaaaaaaatcaaagctaGATTGCATTGCTTGGGTTATATACCTTGCTCATTTTAATAACTAAAGTGCATAAATATGACAAATATTGAAATGTCTCAAAAAAGTACGCATAAgaacatattaaataaagataaatattgCAATATTGTACCTGTTCCCGTATATTCTTGTGCGCAACGTTGCATGATCCGCTCTTGGTGATAAAGCGAGCACGCTGTGATTTTGTACGGAAACGGTTAGGCTGGGTGGCATCTTCAGCCAGTCGTGTCAAAAGAAACCCTTCAGGCACCAGACCTTTCCGGGCCAACATTGCTGGATTTTCAGAGTTTTGTTCTAATAAACAACATAATTAAATACACTATTCGTTAAATTACTGTTGTTAAAATCATATACAGTCTAAAACTATATTTGTTCTGCTATTTCTGTAACAGGATACCCTAAAGACACTGAAGAGGACAATCTGGAGTATATTTAAGATAATACAGGTTACTTCTCAGAGAAAAAACAggatgaacatgaacatgaattGTATATTAGTTACGTATTAGTTCTAGAGAAAAAGAACACGTCATGTTCTTTTTGAATATATAAAACCTACATCAGCACAATGCAGGAGTTCAGACAAACTGTCAAACTGACACACAAAGGCATCCCAGGTTTGTCCTGAGTGTCCATTTATTCACTAGACATCCATTGACTTTGTCTTTGTGATGAAGGGTACACAAGAAAGACAGAACctggaggaggaaaaaagaaaaagacaagatATATCAGGATGAGCTTCAATACTACATTACATCAGTCATAAAAACTGTCTTTAAAACATAAACCTGAATGATTTcatcagtaaaaataaaacccttgGGTGTTATAGGCAATGCTGGAGTGCAGTAATAACCTCAAAACATCAAACTAATCACTTAAGCAGCTCTCACTCAAAATATACTGTTTGTTTATGTCACAAATACAACCTGGAATTAATCACCTTGATTATcactataataaaaacaataataataatactaataacagTCCTGTCCACACAGTCCATATACACAAACCCTAATGAAATCATGGGTCCCAGTATAGACTTGACAAAAAAAGGATGAATTTATTAACACGGTTTAAGATAAATCACCTTGATGGGTCGTTTTACATCCAGGATGATTCTAGTGGGATATCTTATGAAACGCGTTTGTCGCTGCTACCCGTATCCTTATAAGTCCCGCCTCCTGCGCTACGATTGGTTAAGTATCTCATGGCTACATTTGAGGATTGGCTGCAAGATGCGTTCGAGGACGACCTGCTAACCAATCGCGGATAAGAAAGATGGCGACTATTGTCAGATTAACACTGAGACAGCTAATCCCGTTGTGCAGGCGGACCAACATATCCCACAATCCTTTTAGCGTTTTGAGCTGTTAAAGAGAACATCCGTGTATGTGTTCACTTACAGAGGAACTGTTTTACACTTTAAATATAtaggtgttgtgtttatttacgCCATTGTTCAGGTTTGACTAGTTATCCGGATTATTTTTCGGGATTACAGGCTGGAGATCTGGATTACAGGCTTTTTAATAACGATGTCTGATCACTGGAACAGGGGTAATGACACGTAGTTCACTGTGACAgtgtgttaatattattattattattattattattattattattattattattattattattattattgtttttattgttattacagCTGTGTAATATTGACACACTTTCCGAACGCCGCACTTCCTTATTTTAACAAATCATAATTCTCATTTTAATTCGTGCTTAAGAGCGTAATTAATGTTAGTCTGTTTGTACTACAGTCATCTGTGTTAGAATATCAGATATACATATAGtctacatttgtgtgtgtgtgagtgattgagtgtgagtgattgagtgtgagtgagtgtgtgtgtgtgtgtgtgtgtgtgtgtgagtgagtgtgtgtgtgagtgagtgtgtgtgtgagtgagtgtgtgtgagtgagtgtgtgtgagtgagtgtgtgtgtgtgtgtgtgtgtgtgagtgagtgtgtgtgagtgtgtgtgagtgagtgtgtgtgagtgagtgtgtgtgagtgagtgtgtgtgagtgtgcaaaTGTGCGAGTGAgcaaatgtgtgagtgagtgagtgtgtgtgttaacgcacacactctcactttttttttcctggtttcAGGCAGTTGGGACATCCTGTAAGTTAGCAGAGCTGGCAAGCTGAAATGTAACAAATTGGCTTGGGGCATGGCAAGTGGCACATTAAAGTCACTGAGCTGTGGATAGTAAATGTCTGTGGGTTTGCTTCTGTGCACCTGTTAGCAATGGGTGTGGCTTGAATGCATATTATTTGATTAAGGTAGGAAAATTGTGTGCAGTCATAAATTACTTACATTTTTGGCCAAAAAATGTGTGCACCGATATATAGGCTGTCCAGACTGCACGGAACATGCAAATTGTGTGCAGCAGCAAAATTGACGAGTCTGAAATTGACGAgtctgtatgtatacatactgaAAAGTAGATATGTGTGGTCAAAGGCTATTGACAGTAGATCGATACTTCCAGGTGCTTCCAAAAACTGATAGCTGACTAAGACTTCAGCTAGTTATACATTGTCTCAGGTTAGATAATTATCCACAGGGACTCTAGGTTCTAACAGGATGTTTAGCTCATTTCTCTATTAATCAATTAAAGGATTTGCATACCTCTTCCACCAATCTCTCTTAAGGGCACGGCGCAGTTGATGATATGCTGGATGCAGAAAACAAACTCATTGCGGAGAATCTGGCAAATAAAGTATCCAGACTGAAGTCGGTATGTCTGCAACACTCCAGTTTGTAAAGTGACTTCATGCCTTACTTTACAGAATCCTGCATTAATGAAATGTGTGATTTGTCTCTTTCCTCTCTTACAGTTGGCATATGATATTGATAAGGAGGCTGAGGAACAGAACTCATACTTGGATGGCATGGTGCGGTATctcatcagcaatcatttgGTCTATTGTTAGTGTGTAAATAATATACAGGGTAGCAGAAAAAGTCAGGAAGCAACGAAAGTTAAAACACTTTGTGGCTTTATGCCTTTCGGTTGGTAAATATTTGAAGACCttaacatttattaacacagtgtgtgGTTGTTTTCTCAGGACACTAATTTCCTCAGTGCAACCGGTCTGTTAACAGGCAGTGTGAAGAGGTTTTCCACGATGGTCCGCTCGGGCAGAGATAACCGCAAGATCCTGTGCTACGTGTCAGTCGGCCTGGTCCTGGTGTTCTTTGTCCTTTACTATCTAGTCCGAAGAATACAGAACTGATGTGTGtgcataattttgtttttgtgcataattaaatgttttctcAATTTtctgagaaatatatatattcattttggGGAATTCAGTACTTTGTTTATACAAGGAAAGGTTTTCActcttcattcatcttctagGTATATTAAAGgtgatttaaaactaaaagCTTGTGGGTGCGTTTCCTGTTTATCCAGTCTAAAGATTACTGTGCTGTAGTGACGTAAACATGCTTTGATTGCAATATATTCCAGAAATGTTGtaacaaatgaaacattttaaatagataTTTTGTATTATTGGAAATGAAAACACTTCATAGCTGCACTTTGTAATAATTGTCTAATATGTGactttaaaacaatataaatgctGTATCTATATTGTTATTTCTAATATGTTTTcttctgtataataaaaaaattttgcatttatgtcttttttttttttaaagtattttcatAATCTGGCCTTGTTTTTGACTTTTAAATATGTGAACAGTACAGTGCTGAGCTCTGGCACtttaatttgattaaaatgtCCTTCCTGGCTTGTTTATATAGCTTAATATGATAACagctgaagattttttttttttttttaatggaaaaatgtttttgttacaTGCAGAAGAATATATTTGAGCCGACTCACAGTATACAGCTAAATTAACAAGAACTTTCTTAGTGTCTGAATATTTTTGGCCCTGACTGTCACATTTCTTATGATTTAATGTTGAGAACTCATGAAATCCATAAAAAGAAGCAGAGCTCAATTATCAATCCCAGTTTAAACCCTGAGTACAGTAAAGAGGTTTGATACTTCTTGATGCTTTTCTATTTTATACCAAGTACACTATATGGGCAAAAATACTTGGACAACTGGCCATCGTAGCATATAGGCGTTCTCCAAACTGCTGCCACAAAGTTAGAAGCACACAAATGTATTTCTCATCACTAGAACTAACAGGCCTGGTTTTC includes the following:
- the kcnj11l gene encoding potassium inwardly rectifying channel subfamily J member 11, like — translated: MLARKGLVPEGFLLTRLAEDATQPNRFRTKSQRARFITKSGSCNVAHKNIREQGRFLQDVFTTMVDLKWQHSLLIFTSAFLCSWMLFAMMWWLLAFAHGDLEPRDPNEPGPVPCVTAIHSFTSAFLFSIEVQVTIGFGGRMVTEECPLAIVVLIIQNILGLIINAVMLGCVFMKTAQANRRAETLIFSRNAVIAPRNGKPTLMFRVGDLRKSMIISATIQLQVIRRTVTAEGEVIPVCQLDIQVENPLRSNGIFLVSPLIISHTIDRGSPLYELSAQSLATEDLEIIVILEGVVETTGITMQARTSYTPDEILWGRRFVSIMNEEDGRYSVDYSKFGNTVPVRMPALSAKELDQTRGVQDNGPHEGKPQGWGLVRAGRGGYRRSAGRACEDHPSRPWYAPAEKDEQEKSKEKNGQKKTVKLEEIGREMEEENMEDMSD
- the bet1l gene encoding BET1-like protein isoform X1 — encoded protein: MSDHWNRGHGAVDDMLDAENKLIAENLANKVSRLKSLAYDIDKEAEEQNSYLDGMDTNFLSATGLLTGSVKRFSTMVRSGRDNRKILCYVSVGLVLVFFVLYYLVRRIQN
- the bet1l gene encoding BET1-like protein isoform X2 translates to MLDAENKLIAENLANKVSRLKSLAYDIDKEAEEQNSYLDGMDTNFLSATGLLTGSVKRFSTMVRSGRDNRKILCYVSVGLVLVFFVLYYLVRRIQN